One genomic region from Pseudomonadota bacterium encodes:
- the lpdA gene encoding dihydrolipoyl dehydrogenase, with protein MSQNTFDIVIIGGGPGGYVAAIRAAQLGMSVAVVEREHMGGICLNWGCIPTKALLRSAEVSHILHNLSAYGFSARDISFDIKKIVERSRGVAKQLSGGIRGLMKKNKVTVFDGAGKLDGKGRVSVTDKDKKPVATLQARHIIIATGARARVLPGLEPDGKLVWTYKEAMVPAEMPKSLLVIGSGAIGIEFASFYLQLGAEVTVAEVMDRILPVEDEEISAHARKQFEKQGMKMLTSAKVQKLDKGANSVTASIEVGGKMEKITVDRVIVAVGIVANTENLGLEGTKVKLDRGHIVTDKYLKTDEPGVYAIGDVTGAPWLAHKASHEGAVCVEAIADVKGVHPLDKNNIPGCTYSYPQIASVGLTEAKAKAAGHQVRVGRFPFMGNGKAIALGEPEGLVKTVFDAKTGELLGAHMIGAEVTEMIQGYTIARTLETTESELMHTVFPHPTLSEMMHESVLDAYGKVIHM; from the coding sequence GCCAGAACACCTTTGACATTGTTATCATCGGCGGCGGGCCGGGAGGCTATGTAGCCGCCATCCGTGCGGCGCAGCTGGGCATGAGCGTTGCGGTGGTGGAGCGCGAACACATGGGCGGCATCTGCCTCAACTGGGGCTGTATCCCCACCAAGGCGCTTCTGCGCTCGGCCGAGGTATCGCACATCCTGCACAACCTGTCCGCCTATGGTTTTTCCGCCAGGGACATTTCCTTTGACATCAAAAAGATCGTGGAACGGTCGCGTGGCGTGGCAAAACAGTTGTCAGGCGGCATTCGCGGTCTCATGAAAAAGAACAAGGTCACCGTGTTCGACGGCGCCGGCAAACTGGATGGCAAGGGCCGCGTGTCGGTCACCGACAAAGACAAAAAGCCCGTGGCCACGCTGCAGGCCAGACACATCATCATTGCCACCGGCGCCCGCGCGCGGGTTCTTCCCGGACTGGAGCCTGACGGCAAACTGGTCTGGACCTACAAGGAAGCCATGGTACCAGCGGAGATGCCCAAATCCCTGCTGGTCATCGGCTCAGGCGCGATCGGGATCGAGTTCGCCAGCTTCTACCTCCAGCTGGGCGCGGAAGTGACTGTCGCGGAAGTCATGGATCGTATCCTGCCGGTGGAGGACGAGGAGATCTCCGCTCACGCCCGCAAGCAGTTCGAAAAGCAGGGCATGAAAATGCTCACCAGCGCGAAAGTACAAAAACTAGACAAGGGCGCGAATAGCGTCACTGCCTCGATTGAAGTCGGCGGCAAGATGGAAAAAATTACTGTGGATCGCGTGATCGTGGCCGTGGGCATCGTGGCCAACACGGAAAACCTGGGCCTGGAAGGCACGAAGGTGAAGCTGGACCGCGGACACATCGTCACAGATAAATACCTGAAAACGGACGAGCCGGGCGTGTATGCCATCGGCGACGTGACGGGCGCGCCCTGGCTGGCACACAAGGCCAGCCACGAGGGCGCTGTATGTGTCGAGGCTATTGCGGACGTCAAGGGCGTCCACCCGCTGGACAAAAACAACATTCCGGGCTGCACCTATTCTTACCCGCAGATTGCCAGCGTGGGCCTGACCGAAGCGAAGGCAAAGGCCGCCGGGCACCAGGTACGCGTGGGCCGCTTCCCCTTCATGGGCAACGGCAAGGCGATTGCGCTGGGTGAACCGGAAGGCCTGGTGAAAACCGTGTTCGACGCGAAGACCGGCGAACTGCTGGGCGCCCATATGATCGGCGCAGAGGTCACCGAGATGATCCAGGGCTATACCATCGCCCGGACGCTGGAGACCACCGAGTCAGAGCTGATGCACACCGTCTTCCCCCACCCGACGCTGTCCGAAATGATGCACGAATCCGTCCTGGACGCGTACGGGAAGGTGATTCATATGTGA
- a CDS encoding ATP-binding protein, with translation MYTERTLESFLKKAAGQFPVMLVTGPRQVGKTTILQHLSKDNRTYVTLDDPTLAALAREEPALFLQRFAPPVLIDEIQYAPELLPHIKIIVDRERRNNLFWLTGSQRFQLMEGVTESLAGRVGIVNLLGLSQFEIQGEALHHKPFLPTGNLLKERQKAVLKSKQLARHFSDRAAAEAAKVAALAAEAATKSGDDLGKAIQKIVEASVRTSGFGQMGAIGLRGVYERIWRGAFPAVALNDEADRDLFYSSYIQTYLQRDVRDLANVGDESTFLKFLRAAAARTGQLLNMSDMARDAAVSVTTAKRWLSILEASGIIYLLEPYHSNVTKRLIKAPKLYFLDTGLCAYLTEWSSPETLEAGAMSGAILETFMFIEILKSYWHNGRRAPLYYYRDKDRKEIDLLIVQDETVWPLEFKKTASPDKSMVKNFDLLTTLGKPVREGGLVCLTGVLLPLTEKTNAIPVEWL, from the coding sequence ATGTACACAGAGCGCACTCTCGAAAGTTTCCTCAAAAAAGCTGCCGGGCAGTTCCCGGTGATGCTGGTAACCGGCCCCCGCCAGGTCGGAAAAACCACGATCCTGCAGCACCTCAGCAAGGATAATCGTACCTATGTCACCCTTGACGATCCAACCCTCGCAGCATTGGCCCGGGAGGAGCCGGCCCTGTTTCTTCAGCGATTTGCGCCGCCGGTTCTGATCGATGAAATTCAATATGCGCCGGAATTGCTTCCCCATATCAAAATCATTGTCGACAGGGAGCGCCGGAATAACCTGTTCTGGCTGACCGGATCACAGCGATTCCAGCTGATGGAGGGTGTGACCGAATCCCTGGCAGGTCGCGTCGGCATCGTTAACCTGCTGGGCCTGTCGCAGTTTGAAATACAAGGGGAAGCCTTGCATCATAAACCCTTTTTACCCACAGGAAACCTGCTGAAAGAGCGACAGAAGGCTGTCCTGAAATCAAAACAGCTTGCAAGACATTTCAGCGATCGTGCCGCGGCTGAAGCCGCCAAAGTTGCCGCTCTCGCAGCGGAAGCGGCAACAAAGTCCGGCGATGATCTTGGAAAAGCCATTCAGAAAATTGTCGAGGCTTCCGTGCGCACGTCTGGCTTTGGACAGATGGGGGCCATTGGCCTGAGAGGTGTTTACGAGCGCATATGGCGTGGAGCGTTTCCGGCTGTCGCCCTGAATGATGAGGCTGACCGCGATCTTTTTTACAGTTCGTACATTCAGACTTATCTACAGCGCGACGTTCGCGATCTGGCGAATGTCGGGGATGAATCCACGTTTCTGAAATTTCTGCGCGCGGCGGCGGCTCGCACAGGCCAGCTGCTGAACATGTCTGACATGGCGCGGGATGCCGCCGTGTCCGTCACAACGGCAAAGCGCTGGCTTTCCATTCTGGAAGCGTCGGGCATTATCTATCTGCTGGAGCCTTACCATTCCAACGTGACGAAGCGGCTGATCAAGGCGCCCAAGCTGTATTTTCTGGACACGGGCCTGTGCGCCTATCTGACAGAATGGTCAAGCCCGGAAACACTGGAGGCCGGGGCCATGTCCGGGGCCATTCTGGAAACATTCATGTTCATCGAGATTCTGAAAAGTTATTGGCATAATGGCCGGCGCGCGCCGCTTTATTACTACCGGGACAAGGACAGGAAAGAAATCGACCTGCTGATTGTACAGGATGAGACTGTCTGGCCGCTGGAATTCAAGAAAACAGCTTCACCGGATAAAAGTATGGTGAAGAACTTCGATTTACTGACCACACTGGGGAAACCTGTCAGGGAAGGCGGTCTTGTCTGTCTGACCGGGGTCCTGTTGCCGCTGACAGAAAAAACGAACGCCATTCCCGTGGAATGGTTGTAA